GACGACCTCGGGGATGGCTCCGGCCCGCGAGACGACCAGCGGCGTCTCGCACGCCATCAGCTCGGCGGTCGGGAGCGAGAAGCCCTCGTAGAGGGACGGCACGCAGGCCAGCTCGGCGGAGCCCATCAGCGCGACGAGCTCGTCGTCGGTGAGGCCGTTGGCGAAGGACACGCGCTCGGCGATGCCGAGCTTGTCGATGAGCTTCTCGGTGACGCCGCCCTCCTTGGGCTTGGTGACCAGCACCAGCTCGAGGTCGCGCTCGACGACGAGCTTGGCGAAGGCCTCGAGCAGCACGGAGATCCCCTTGAGCGGCGCGTCGGCGCTGGCCATGGCGAGGATGCGGCCGGGCACGCGGGGCTCGGTGGGCGGCACGAACCGGTCGTCGACGCCGAGCAGGATCGTGTCGATCCGCTCCGGGTCGACCTTGAACTCGCGGACCACGTCGCGCTTGGACGACTCGGACGGCACGATGACGCGGCGCAGCTGTGGAGCGGTGCGCTTCTGCTCGTTCAGGAACGAGTACCAGCGCCACACGCCGATCTTCGGCAGCTCGAAGCGCCAGCGCGAGCCGTGCTTGCGCTTGGCCCAGACCGCCGAGGCGAGCTCGATGCGGCGGTCCATGGTGATCGGGTGGTGGATCGTGGTCGCCAGCGGCAGGCCCACCACCGAGGGGTCCTCGATACCGAGCAGCGGGGTGGCCAGCGTCTGGTTGTCGAAGACGATGTCGAAGTCGTCACGTCGCCGCTTGAGCAGCTTGACCACGCGCTTGCTGAAGGTGAGCGGCTCGGGGAACGCACCGCTGCGCATCGTGAGCCACTCCTCGACGTCGACCAGGTCGCGGAACTCGCTCGGGCGCGGGTTGCGGAACTCGTCGCCCGGCCGGTACAGGTCCAGGCTCGGCACCTTGGTGAGGGTCACCCCCTCGTCGAGCTCCGGGTACGGCTGGCCGGAGAACACCTCGACGGTGTGGCCGAGCGCGACCAGCTCCCTGGTGAGGCGGCGGATGTAGATCCCCTGCCCGCCCACGTGGGGCTTGCTGCGGTAGGACAGCATTGCGATTCGCATCAGGTACTTCTCCCCTTTTCAAGCTCCCGGGGAGCAGGGCCGAAACAAAAACGTAGTGGAACGTGTTCCATTTTATGCGCTACCTGCCGGTAGCCTATCGACTGGGTCCACAATGACCCGTCTTGTCACACCACCGCAGGGGGAACTTCCGTGAGCATCGCGAACCCGTCCACGTCCGAGGACCTCGGCTCGGCCGCGCAGCGGGAGCGCCGCAAGCGAATCCTCGACGCGACGTACGAGCTGGCCAAGTCGGGCGGCTTCGACGCCGTGCAGATGCGCGCCGTGGCCGAGCAGGCCGACGTGGCGCTCGGCACGCTCTACCGCTACTTCCCGTCCAAGATCCACCTGCTGGTCTCCGCCCTGGGCCGTCAGTTCGAGGACGCCTCGGCGCGCCTCAACGAGCGCGACATCCCCGGCGACACCCAGGCCGAGCGTGTGCTCTACGTGCTCAAGCGGATGGCCCGCGGCATGCAGGGCGACCCCAAGCTGACCGAGGCGCTGACCCGGGCCTTCATGTTCGCCGACAGCAGCGTGACCAACGAGATCCACGTCGTCGGCATGGCGATGACCTCGATCGTCACCCACGCGATGCACGGCGGCGTGCCCGCCGAGGACGCCCTCACCGACGAGGACGTCGCGATCGCGCGGGTCATCGGCGACGTGTGGCTCTCCGCCCTGGTGGCCTGGGTGACCGGCCGCTCCACGGCCGCGGAGACCGCGGCGCACATGGAGAAGGCCGTTCACCTCATCCTCCGCGACTGACGACCCCGTCGGGGGCCGTCAGGCCCCGAACGCGTGGGTCGAGGTCACGCCGCCGTCGACCGCGATCTCCGCGCCGTTGATGTACGACGACTCGTCGCTGGCGAGGAAGACGTAGACCGGCGCGATGTCCTCGGGTGTGCCGACGCGACGCAGCGGCACCTTGCTGGCGCCGTACTCCATCGCGGCGTCGCCGCCGTGCACCCGCGTCATCGGGGTGTCGATCATGCCGGGGTGCACGGAGTTGACCCGGATCCCCTTGGGGCCGAGCTCCATCGCCGCACACTTGGTCATGCCGCGGATCGCCCACTTGGTGGCGGCGTACGCCGTGCACGACGGCATGCCGGCCAGTCCCTCGACCGACGAGGCGTTGATGATCGAGCCGCCACCGTTCTTGCGCATGGTGCGGCTGACCGCCTGCATGCCGAGGAAGACGCCGAGCTGGTTGACCCTCCAGAGCAGCTCGACCTCCTCCGCGGGCATCCGCTCGATGTCGCCGAAGCGGAGGATGCCGGCGTTGTTGGCGAGCACGTCGACAGTGCCGAAGCGGGTGGTCGTGTCCTCGACCAGGCTCGCCCAGGAGGCGGCGTCGCTGACGTCGTGGTGCACGAAGTGGGCAGCCGCGCCCAGCTCGTCGGCCAGCGCCTGGCCCTGCTCCTTGGCGACGTCGGCGATGACGACCGACGCGCCCTCGGCGACGTATGCGCGGGCGATCTCCGCGCCCTGCCCCATCGCGCCGCCGGTGACGATCGCGACCTTGCCGTCGAGGCGTCCGTTCGTGTCGGCCATGCTCACACCGTCAGCTTCATGATCGAGTCGGCGGCGAAGCCGACGTGCGGGTCGCGGCCGGCGAAGAAGCCGCCGAGCTGCTTGTCGAGGTCGTCGGCGGTCCACAGGTCACCCGAGGCGTCGAAGCGCTCCTCGACGACCGGCGCCGCGACGACGGCCACCATGCCGCCGTAGACGACCATGACCTGGCCGGTGATCCGCTCGGCGGCCGGCGAGGCGAGGTAGGCGACCACGGGCGCGACGTGCTCGGGCGAGTAGGGGTCGACCGCCTTGCCCGACTGGTCCTCGCCGAAGACGTCGGCGGTCATCGCGGTGCGTGCACGGGGGCAGATCGCGTTGGCGCGAACGCCGATGCGGGACAGGCCGCGCGCGCTCGACAGGGTCAGCGCGGCGATGCCGGCCTTGGCTGCGGCGTAGTTGGCCTGGCCCGGCGAGCCGCCGAGGAAGGCCTCGGACGCGGTGTTGACGATGCTGCCGTAGACGGTGCCCGACTCGCTCTCCTTTGCCTTGCCGCGCCAGTAGGCGGCGGCGTTGCGCGAGAGCAGGAAGTGGCCGCGCAGGTGGACCGCGATGACGGCGTCCCACTCGTCGTCGCCGAGGTTGAAGAGCATCCGGTCGCGGGTCATGCCCGCGTTGTTGACGACGATGTCGAGCCCGCCGAGCTGGTCGACGGCGGCCGCCACCATGGCGTCGGCCGTCTCGCGCCGGCTCACGTCACCGGCGACGACGACCGCCTCGCCACCGAAGGCGCGGATCTCCTCCGCGGCCTCCTCGCCGGCGCCCGGCAGGTCGTTGACGACGACGCGGGCACCCGCGCGGGCCAGGGCGACGGCCTCGGCGCGGCCGAGGCCCGCGCCCGCGCCGGTGACGACGGCGACCTTGCCGTCGAGGCTGGTGGTGCTCACGCGTCGTCCTCCACGAGGGTGATGGCGGCGCGCGGGCAGGCCGCGACGGCGCGCTTGACGTTCTCGATGTTCTCGTCGGTGGTGTGCTCGGTGTGCAGCTGGAGGAAGTCGTCGTCGTCCAGCTCGAACACCTCGGGAGCCATGGCCTCGCACAGGCCGTTGGACTCGCACAGGTCGAAGTCGACCTTGATCTTCATCGGTTCATTCCCTCTCAGGTCATCTTCCGGTGGTCCCAGGACGCGACCCGCTCGGGGTGGATGATCACGCCCACCCGCTTGGTCGCCTGCTTCTGCACGGCCTGCATGCCGATCTCCCCGAGCGACTCGAACGAGTCGGCGCCGACCATGCGGGTCGCGACGGCCGAGCCGATCTCGAAGATCGTCTCCGGGTCGCGCACGATCTCGGCGCGGCCCTCGATGGAGACGCCACGGAGCTCGAAGTAGTCGGTGCCGTCCTCGACGAGCGCGGTGACCCGCGGGTCGCGGTCGAGGTTGAGGATCTTCTGGCTGCGGCCGTAGGTCCAGAACGCGATCTTCCCGTCGCGCACGACGTAGAACAGCGTGGTCAGGTGCGGGAAGCCGTCGCGACCGTTGGCCGCCACCTGCACCTTGAGGTTCTCGCCGAGCAGGCCCTGGACCTCCTCCTCGCTCAGCTTGACCTTGTCACGTCCAGAGCTCATGGGGGTCGTCAGCTTCCTTCCGAGGAGTGGCCGGGAAACACGTGGGCGGTCGGGTCGATGACGACCGCGGCGTTGTTGACGGCGGTCGCGGCCTCGCCGAAGCCGACCGCGATGAGCCGGACCTTGCCGGCGTACTCGGTGATGTCGCCGGCCGCGAACACCCGCGGCAGCGAGGTGCGCATCGAGGAGTCGACGACCACGTGGCGGCGGTGCGTCTCCAGGCCCCACTGCTGGAGCGGGCCGAGGTCGGCGACGAAGCCGAGCGCGGCCACGACGGCCGTCGCGGGTACGACGCGGGACTCGCCGTCGACGACCAGCTCGAGCTCGGCGAGCGGTCCCGTCGTCCCGCCGCCGGCGTCGCGGAGCGCGACGACCTCGGCCTTGGTGACCACCTGGACCGAGGAGGCCAGGACCTGGTCGACGGTGCGCTGGTGGGCACGGAAGGCGTCGCGGCGGTGCACGAGGGTGACCGAGCGCGCGATCGGCTCGAGGTGGATCGCCCAGTCGAAGGCGCTGTCGCCACCGCCGACGATGACGACGTCCTGGTCGCGGTAGGGCTCGAAGCCCGGCACGAAGAACTCCACGCCGCGGCCGATCCAGCCCTCGGCCGCCGGGAGCGGGCGCGGGCTGAACTTGCCGATGCCGGCGGTGATGACCATCGCCTTCGCGCGCACGGCGGTGCCGTCGTCCAGCGTGAGGGTCAGGCCCTCGTCGTCGGTGACCAGGTCGGTGGCCGTCCGGCCGAGGAGCTGCTCCGGCTTCGCGGTCAGGGCCTGCGCGACGAGGCCCTCGACCAGGTCACGGCCCTTGACGTCCGGGAAGCCGGCGACGTCGAGGATCGCCTTCTCGGGGTACATCGCGGTGATCTGGCCGCCGAGCTCCGGCAGCGAGTCGACGAGCGCGACCCGCATCCCCCGGAACCCGGCGTAGTAGGTCGCGAACAGTCCGCTGGGACCGGCGCCGACCACGACCAGGTCGCAGTCCACGATGCTCTCTCCCGGTGTGGCCACGACCGAACTGTAACGTGTTCTAGTTGGTCTTGTCTTGGGTCGGCGCGCCTTCGGACGGCGCGTCGCTGCTGGGGGCGTCGCTGCTGGGAGCGCCGGAGGGGGCGTCCTGCCGGGCCGCCGCGGACGGGTCGTCGGTGTCGAGCCGGTCGACGAGCCAGCCGTGGTCGGTGTGGACCATCGTCACCAGCACGCGGTACGGCGTCACGACGGTCTCCTTCTTGCCGTCGCGCACCCGCTCCACGACCTGGTTGAGGAAGACCAGCGCCTCGAGCCGGGTCCGGTTGGCCCGCACCACGCCCTGGGCGACGACGCTCGCCTGGACCTTGAGCTGCTGCGCGATGCCCTGGTCCTTCACGTCCCCGATCGTCTTGAGGTAGTCCTTCTCGTAGCGCGACGTGGTGAGCGCGACCGCCTTCTTCACCTCGTCGTCGTACTTGCTGTAGTCGACCGAGACGAGCTCCTGGGCCGCCTTGGCGGCGGCCTCGACGCCGTCGCGCCACTGCAGCGCGGACGCCACGACCGGGCGGCCCTTGGGCACGACGAGGCTCCCGGTGGCGACGTCGTCACGGGCGGTCGCCTTGTCGTCGTCGCCCAACCGGTCGACGACGAGCAGCGCGAACTCGGCGACCAGCGCGATGGTCACCAGGGCGAGCACCGCGATCAGGATCCGGGTGGTGCGGGGACGCGCCAGCAGGCCCGGCCCGGCGTCGGTCGGTGTGGTCGGGTCGAGCGGTGCGGTCGGGTCCGCCAGAGAGTCGGCGGCCGCAGCCGCGTCCACCACGTCGACCGCGTCGTCCGGGTCGTTCGGGTCGTTCGTGTCGTCGGTGAGCGGACGCGGGGCACCGGCCTGTCCGGCGATCCGGCGCGGCCGGGGGGTCTGTCCGCGGGAGCTGGCGGGCTTGCGGGGGGTGGGGCGGGTCATCTGTTCCTCGTCCTGCGCAGCCTCAGCCCAGCGCGACGTACTGGAGGTCCTTGGTCAGCCAGCGACCGCCCTCCCGCACGAGCTCGAGCTGGATGCGGTAGTTGCGGGCCTCCGGCTGGAAGTTCGTCGTCTTGTTCTTCACCGTGCCGCTGGTCGCGACGATGGCCGTGGCCGTGTCCTCGTCACCGGCGACCAGGCCGGTCCAGACGACCTCGGCGACCATGTTCGACTGCGCCTCGGTGGCGAGCTTCTCGAGGTCCTTCGCGCCCTTGGAGTACTGCGAGAGGAAGGTGCCGGTCGCCATCGACTTGACCGCCTCGATCGTGCGGTCGGGGTCCTGGTAGTCGAAGTTCACGAACGCGGTGACCATCTTGCTCGCGGCCTCGAGCTGGGCGGCGGTGCGCTCCTGCTCGGCGTCGTCCGCCAGCGGGACCGCCTCGACCAGTCCCCGGCCCACGTCCTGTCCCGCACCGGGGACGACGTCGGTGCCGTTGACCTCGTTGTCCGAGGTGGAGACGTGGATGTAGAGGAGCAACAGCGCCACGCAGCCGCAGACCACCGTGGCGGCGTAGAGGGCGATGTTGAGGCGGACGCGGCTCCTGTCCTGCGCCACGGGTGGGGTCACTTGCTCGCCACCGGACCGACCAACAGCCACTTCCACGCATCCCCTCCCAGGACGGAAAGGTCCTCCGGCTGCCGCAGCTCGACCGGAGTCCCCTGGTTGTCGACCAGCCCGGGCACCTGACCGGTGGACGGGTCGTAGGTGCCACTGTAGACGCGACCCGGCGAGGCCCGGTTCTTGCGGTACGCCGGCGCGTACTTGCTGCCGCGCATCGAGTACGGAGCCCCCGCGGTGCAGCCGACGTCGGCCGGCTTCTTGTCGGTCAGGTCCTGGGTCGAGCGCCACTCGGACGGCGGCAGGTAGCCCTGGGTGCACGGCGGCACGCTGTAGTCGAACTGCAGGTTGACGTGACCCCAGCCGTCCGCGGTGCTGCCGGTGGGTCCACCGGAGATGAGCACCGGGTAGGTGACGAGCAGCTGCTCGATGCCGTCGAGCTCGGTGACGAGCACCTGGTCGACGGTCACCAGGTCGCCCAGGAGCACCGGGACGGTCGGCGAGAGCTCCTTGAGCAGCCGGGTCAGTGCCTTCGCGGCCCCGGGGGTCGCGCTCAGCACCGTGCGCAGGTCGCCGTCGCTCCCCCGCAGCGCGCTGGTGAGCGTGTCGAGGTCCTCGGCGAACCGGCGGATGTTCTCCTTCTGCCCCTGCTGGGTCTTCAGGACGGCCAGGCCGCTGTCGAGCAGCTGGATCGTCTCGTCGGTGTGGGCGTTGGCCTCGGCGATGAACGCCGAGCCGCCGTCGAGCAGCTTCTGCAGGTCGTCACCGGTGTCGGTGAACATGGTGCCGAGCTCCTTGACGACCTTCTCGAGGCTGTCCTTGTCGACCGAGTCGACGAAGCGGTTGAGGTCGACCAGCAGGTCACCCTCGTCGACGGGCAGCGACTTGTCGTCGCCGGCGAAGCTCGAGCCGTCCTCGGCGTACGGCCCCTTCTCGTCGGGCGGCTGGAAGTCGAGGTACTGCTCGCCGACGGCCGAGAGGTTGTGCACGAACAGCCGCGAGTCCAGCGGCAGCCGGGTGTCCTCCTCGAGGTCGAGGGTGAGGTCGACGCCCTTCTCGGTGGTGTCCATCCTCGCCACCCGGCCGATCTTCACGCCCCGGTAGGTCACCTCGCTGCCCTCGAAGAGGCCGCCGGAGCCGGGCAGGCTCGCCGTGACCGTGATCCCCCGGCCGGTGATGCGGTCGACGACGCCGAGGTAGCTCGCCGCGATGTAGGTGATGCCGACGGCGCTGAGGACGACGAACGCCATCAGCCGGATCCGTACGCCCCTGGTCATCGGGGCCCCCGCGAAGTCGTGCGCTGGAGGAGCGCAGCGGGGGAAGCGGAGAACGTCGTGGGGTGGTTCATGCCAGTCCCCCGCCCAGCAGGCTCTGTGTCGATGTCCGGTACGACGACGGTCTCGCCCCGCCACCGGTCAGGCCGTTGAGCAGCCCGCCGAGCAGGCCGTTGGGCCCGAGCACGCCGTTCGAACCGCCGAGCAGGCCGCCGAGGTCGAGGTTGGGCAGCGAGGTCAGCAGCTTGCAGACCGGGCTGCCGCTGATCTTGGGGTCCTTGCACTTGGTCTGCAGGTCCTGGAGCAGGTTGACGTCACTGAGCACCTTGAGGCAGGACACGCTGGTGAGGCTGCCGCTCTTGAGGCACTTGGTGACCGAGTCGAGGACCTGGCCCAGGTCGGGCAGCTCGATCTCGGGCAGGCCGAGCGTCTTGTACAGGTTCTCGAGGTTGAGGTCGGCACGGATGATCGTGTCGGCGTAGTCGCCCTGCACGATGTTGTTGGCCGCCTGCGGGAACGGGAAGCTCACCAGCAGGTTGAGACCGGGCGCGAGCTGCTCGTCGGCCTCGGTGAGCCGGCGCAGGATCGGGCTGAGGTCCGCGAGGATCTTCAGCACGTCCTCCTTGCTCGCGTTGATCACGCGCGTGCCGACCACGCCGAGCTCGTCGAGGGAGCCGAGCATCGCGACCAGCTCGTCGTGCTGGGCGGCGAGCACGTCGACGGCCGGACCGACGGCGTCGAGCGCGTCGCCGATGGTCTTCTTCTCGGCGTTCAGCGTCGAGGTCAGGTTGTTGAGCGACTCGAGCGCCTGGATGATGTCGAGCTTCTGCTGGTCGATGGTCCCGACCACCGAGTCCAGCGACGACAGCAGGCTGCGCAGGCGGTCCTCACGACCGGACATCACCAGGTTGGCCTCCTTGGTGATGGTGCCGAGCTGGGCGACACCGCCTCCGCTGAGCAGGAAGGACAGCGCGCCGAGCACCTCCTCGACCTCGGGGTTGCGGCCCGTCTTGGCGAGCTCGATCTGGTCGCCCTGACCGAGCCGCCCGGTGGGCGCCTCCTGCTGGGGCGCCTGCAGCGAGACGTACTTCTCGCCCAGCAGGGAGACCTGCCGGATGTCGGCGATCGAGTTGTCGGGCAGCTTCACGTCGTCGCGCACCCGCAGGGTGACCTTGGCGTTCCAGCCCGAGCGCTCGACCTCGGTCACCTCGCCGACGACGACGTCGTCGACCATCACGGGAGAGCGCGGGACCACGTTGAGCACGTCGCGGAAGTACGCCGTGACCTCGAACGCGTCGTCGGCGTCGACCGGGTGCCCCGGCAGCGGCAGGTCGTAGGCACCGCTGAAGCTGCTGCACCCGGTGAGCAGGGCGGTGCCGAGCAGCAGCGCCACCAGGGCGTGCCACCTGCGGCGCAGCGACGGGCGCAGCGTGCTCACGAGCCACCTCCGAGCAGGTTCTGGACCGAGACGTCGTCACCGGTGGAGTAGGACACGTCGGAGATCGACGGCACCTGGACGCCCTTCTTCGAGGCCGCCTGCTTCGGCAGGTACTGCTTGTAGCCGGGCGGCAGCCACGGCAGCTTGGTGACGATCGGCTCGATCAGCTTCTCGATCAGCTCGCAGGCGGTGTCCTTGAGCGCCGGCGGCATCGCCGGATGCTGCTGGATCAGACCGCAGATGAAGCCGTCGGCGTCCCACACGTTGCCGCCGATGGCGAACCGGGAGTTCTGGCTGTCGCTGACGTGGTCGAAGCCCATCGCCAGGTTGCCCATCGCGACCGGCGCCACCTCGACGGCGGTCTGGATGTTCTCCTTCTCCGACGCGATCGTGCTCATCACCTCGGTGAGCTTCTGGATGTCGGCGACGAAGGCGTCGCGGTTGTTCTTGACGAACCCCTTGACGCTGCCGACCGCCTTCGCGACCGCGGCGACGGCCTTCTGCAGCTCGTCGCTCTCGTCGGCGAGCATCGCCGAGACGCCGGTGAGGTCCTGCATGAAGCCGCGGACCAGCGAGTCGTTCTCGGCGAGCGTGGTGGTGAACTTGGCGAGCTGGGTGACCGACTCGAACAGCGGCCCGGCGCCGTCGCCGAAGGTCTGCGCCGCGTCCGCGAGGTCCTGGATCATCTGGTTGCCCTTGGCACCCTGGCCGCTGAAGGCCTTGTTGCCTGCCTCGAGCAGGTGGTCGAGGGTGCCGTCGGCGTTGACGCCGTTGGGCCCCAGCGCCCGGGTCAACGCCTGGAGGCTGCCGTAGATGCGGTCCAGCTCGACCGGCACCGCGGTCTCGGGCAGCGCGATGTCGGCACCGTCGGCCATCACGTCGCCGCCCTGGAACACCGGGGTGAGCTGGACGAAGCGGTCCGCGACCAGCGTCGGCGTGACGATGACGGCCTGGGCCTTCGCCGGGACCTTGTAGGAGGCGTCGTACTCCATGTCGACCCGCACCGAGTTGCCCTCGGGGGTCACGGCGGTCACTTTGCCGACGTTGACGCCGAGGATCCGCACGTCGGTGCCCTTGTAGACGCTGACGGCCCGCGGGAAGTGCGCGGTGACGGTCTTCATCTGCGCCGGTGAGCGGACCAGGTTGACGCTCACGGCGAGCAGGAGGACGACGGCGACGAGCGCGATGACGCGCCGGTCGATGCGCTTGAGGACGGTGGACACCATGGCGATCACAGCCCCGTTCCGGGGACGAACTCACCGGT
This genomic interval from Nocardioides kongjuensis contains the following:
- a CDS encoding MCE family protein; this encodes MVSTVLKRIDRRVIALVAVVLLLAVSVNLVRSPAQMKTVTAHFPRAVSVYKGTDVRILGVNVGKVTAVTPEGNSVRVDMEYDASYKVPAKAQAVIVTPTLVADRFVQLTPVFQGGDVMADGADIALPETAVPVELDRIYGSLQALTRALGPNGVNADGTLDHLLEAGNKAFSGQGAKGNQMIQDLADAAQTFGDGAGPLFESVTQLAKFTTTLAENDSLVRGFMQDLTGVSAMLADESDELQKAVAAVAKAVGSVKGFVKNNRDAFVADIQKLTEVMSTIASEKENIQTAVEVAPVAMGNLAMGFDHVSDSQNSRFAIGGNVWDADGFICGLIQQHPAMPPALKDTACELIEKLIEPIVTKLPWLPPGYKQYLPKQAASKKGVQVPSISDVSYSTGDDVSVQNLLGGGS
- a CDS encoding glucose 1-dehydrogenase; protein product: MADTNGRLDGKVAIVTGGAMGQGAEIARAYVAEGASVVIADVAKEQGQALADELGAAAHFVHHDVSDAASWASLVEDTTTRFGTVDVLANNAGILRFGDIERMPAEEVELLWRVNQLGVFLGMQAVSRTMRKNGGGSIINASSVEGLAGMPSCTAYAATKWAIRGMTKCAAMELGPKGIRVNSVHPGMIDTPMTRVHGGDAAMEYGASKVPLRRVGTPEDIAPVYVFLASDESSYINGAEIAVDGGVTSTHAFGA
- a CDS encoding FAD-dependent oxidoreductase, with the protein product MATPGESIVDCDLVVVGAGPSGLFATYYAGFRGMRVALVDSLPELGGQITAMYPEKAILDVAGFPDVKGRDLVEGLVAQALTAKPEQLLGRTATDLVTDDEGLTLTLDDGTAVRAKAMVITAGIGKFSPRPLPAAEGWIGRGVEFFVPGFEPYRDQDVVIVGGGDSAFDWAIHLEPIARSVTLVHRRDAFRAHQRTVDQVLASSVQVVTKAEVVALRDAGGGTTGPLAELELVVDGESRVVPATAVVAALGFVADLGPLQQWGLETHRRHVVVDSSMRTSLPRVFAAGDITEYAGKVRLIAVGFGEAATAVNNAAVVIDPTAHVFPGHSSEGS
- a CDS encoding pyridoxamine 5'-phosphate oxidase family protein, producing MSSGRDKVKLSEEEVQGLLGENLKVQVAANGRDGFPHLTTLFYVVRDGKIAFWTYGRSQKILNLDRDPRVTALVEDGTDYFELRGVSIEGRAEIVRDPETIFEIGSAVATRMVGADSFESLGEIGMQAVQKQATKRVGVIIHPERVASWDHRKMT
- a CDS encoding TetR family transcriptional regulator; its protein translation is MSIANPSTSEDLGSAAQRERRKRILDATYELAKSGGFDAVQMRAVAEQADVALGTLYRYFPSKIHLLVSALGRQFEDASARLNERDIPGDTQAERVLYVLKRMARGMQGDPKLTEALTRAFMFADSSVTNEIHVVGMAMTSIVTHAMHGGVPAEDALTDEDVAIARVIGDVWLSALVAWVTGRSTAAETAAHMEKAVHLILRD
- a CDS encoding MCE family protein gives rise to the protein MTRGVRIRLMAFVVLSAVGITYIAASYLGVVDRITGRGITVTASLPGSGGLFEGSEVTYRGVKIGRVARMDTTEKGVDLTLDLEEDTRLPLDSRLFVHNLSAVGEQYLDFQPPDEKGPYAEDGSSFAGDDKSLPVDEGDLLVDLNRFVDSVDKDSLEKVVKELGTMFTDTGDDLQKLLDGGSAFIAEANAHTDETIQLLDSGLAVLKTQQGQKENIRRFAEDLDTLTSALRGSDGDLRTVLSATPGAAKALTRLLKELSPTVPVLLGDLVTVDQVLVTELDGIEQLLVTYPVLISGGPTGSTADGWGHVNLQFDYSVPPCTQGYLPPSEWRSTQDLTDKKPADVGCTAGAPYSMRGSKYAPAYRKNRASPGRVYSGTYDPSTGQVPGLVDNQGTPVELRQPEDLSVLGGDAWKWLLVGPVASK
- a CDS encoding glycosyltransferase family 4 protein; its protein translation is MRIAMLSYRSKPHVGGQGIYIRRLTRELVALGHTVEVFSGQPYPELDEGVTLTKVPSLDLYRPGDEFRNPRPSEFRDLVDVEEWLTMRSGAFPEPLTFSKRVVKLLKRRRDDFDIVFDNQTLATPLLGIEDPSVVGLPLATTIHHPITMDRRIELASAVWAKRKHGSRWRFELPKIGVWRWYSFLNEQKRTAPQLRRVIVPSESSKRDVVREFKVDPERIDTILLGVDDRFVPPTEPRVPGRILAMASADAPLKGISVLLEAFAKLVVERDLELVLVTKPKEGGVTEKLIDKLGIAERVSFANGLTDDELVALMGSAELACVPSLYEGFSLPTAELMACETPLVVSRAGAIPEVVGPDGLCADVVEPGDVGQLTAALASLLDDPTRRAEMGAAGRRRVKELFSWSAVAASTADVLEDVIAEYKAEKA
- a CDS encoding MCE family protein translates to MSTLRPSLRRRWHALVALLLGTALLTGCSSFSGAYDLPLPGHPVDADDAFEVTAYFRDVLNVVPRSPVMVDDVVVGEVTEVERSGWNAKVTLRVRDDVKLPDNSIADIRQVSLLGEKYVSLQAPQQEAPTGRLGQGDQIELAKTGRNPEVEEVLGALSFLLSGGGVAQLGTITKEANLVMSGREDRLRSLLSSLDSVVGTIDQQKLDIIQALESLNNLTSTLNAEKKTIGDALDAVGPAVDVLAAQHDELVAMLGSLDELGVVGTRVINASKEDVLKILADLSPILRRLTEADEQLAPGLNLLVSFPFPQAANNIVQGDYADTIIRADLNLENLYKTLGLPEIELPDLGQVLDSVTKCLKSGSLTSVSCLKVLSDVNLLQDLQTKCKDPKISGSPVCKLLTSLPNLDLGGLLGGSNGVLGPNGLLGGLLNGLTGGGARPSSYRTSTQSLLGGGLA
- a CDS encoding ferredoxin gives rise to the protein MKIKVDFDLCESNGLCEAMAPEVFELDDDDFLQLHTEHTTDENIENVKRAVAACPRAAITLVEDDA
- a CDS encoding 3-oxoacyl-ACP reductase: MSTTSLDGKVAVVTGAGAGLGRAEAVALARAGARVVVNDLPGAGEEAAEEIRAFGGEAVVVAGDVSRRETADAMVAAAVDQLGGLDIVVNNAGMTRDRMLFNLGDDEWDAVIAVHLRGHFLLSRNAAAYWRGKAKESESGTVYGSIVNTASEAFLGGSPGQANYAAAKAGIAALTLSSARGLSRIGVRANAICPRARTAMTADVFGEDQSGKAVDPYSPEHVAPVVAYLASPAAERITGQVMVVYGGMVAVVAAPVVEERFDASGDLWTADDLDKQLGGFFAGRDPHVGFAADSIMKLTV